A part of Synchiropus splendidus isolate RoL2022-P1 chromosome 19, RoL_Sspl_1.0, whole genome shotgun sequence genomic DNA contains:
- the srl gene encoding sarcalumenin isoform X2: protein MKGTISLCCFLSLLLLQATADEEEDFASVLRDRSHIDETLRLAAEDKSGDYAAALQRLRKIYHTSIKPMEQAYKYNELRQHEISAYPGRTLGESNTDGEITSKPMVLFLGPWSVGKSSMINYLLGLNDSPYQLYTGAEPTTSEFTVIMHGEKIRSVEGIVMAADSSRSFSPLEKFGQNFLEKLIGIEMPHKLLERVTFVDTPGIIENRKQQERGYPFNDVCQWFIDRADLIFVVFDPTKLDVGLELEMLFRQLKGRESQIRIILNKADNLATQDLMRVYGALFWSLAPLINVTEPPRVYVSSFWPYDYAPDTSRELFKREEISLLEDLNQVIENRMENKIAFIRQHGIRVRIHGLLVDRYVQTFKEKMSFFSDPELVFKEIVDDPDKFYIFKSILAKTNVSKFDLPNRDAYRDFFGINPIANFKPLASQCSYIGGCLLDKIERAITNELPALLSSINSGKQPGLSSCEVTGCGEKPKNRYRKN, encoded by the exons ATGAAGGGTACGatctcactctgctgcttcctctccctgctgctACTGCAGGCCACCGCAG atgaagaagaagacttCGCCTCCGTCCTCAGAGACAGATCTCACATCGACGAGACGCTGCGACTCGCCGCCGAGGATAAATCGGGGGACTATGCAG CGGCGCTCCAGAGGTTACGGAAGATCTACCACACGTCCATCAAGCCCATGGAGCAGGCCTACAAGTACAATGAGCTGAGGCAGCACGAGATCTCAG CCTACCCTGGACGAACCCTGGGGGAGTCAAACACAG ATGGAGAAATTACCTCCAAGCCCATGGTTCTGTTCCTGGGACCCTGGAGCGTAGGGAAGTCCTCCATGATCAACTACCTCCTGGGCCTGAACGACAGCCCCTATCAGCTCTACACAG GAGCTGAGCCCACTACCTCTGAGTTCACTGTGATCATGCACGGAGAGAAGATCCGCTCGGTCGAGGGCATCGTCATGGCCGCCGACAGCTCTCGCTCCTTCTCGCCTTTGGAGAAGTTCGGGCAGAATTTCCTGGAGAAGTTGATCGGAATCGAGATGCCACACAAACTGCTGGAGCGAGTGACGTTCGTGGACACGCCTGGAATTATCGagaacaggaagcagcaggagcgag GATACCCTTTCAACGATGTGTGCCAGTGGTTCATCGACCGGGCCGACCTGATCTTCGTGGTGTTCGACCCCACCAAGCTGGACGTGggtctggagctggagatgcTTTTCCGACAGCTGAAGGGGCGCGAGTCTCAGATCCGCATCATCCTGAACAAGGCCGACAACTTGGCCACGCAGGACCTGATGAGAGTCTACGGCGCCCTCTTCTGGagcttagctccactcatcaacGTGACAGAACCTCCTCGCGTCTACGTCAGCTCCTTCTGGCCATACGACTACGCGCCCGACACCAGCAGGGAGCTCTTTAAGCGTGAGGAGATCTCCCTCCTGGAAGATCTTAACCAGGTGATCGAGAACCGCATGGAGAACAAGATCGCCTTCATCCGTCAGCACGGCATCCGCGTGCGAATCCACGGCCTGCTCGTGGATCGCTACGTCCAGACCTTCAAGGAGAAGATGAGCTTCTTCAGCGACCCCGAACTGGTCTTCAAGGAGATCGTGGATGACCCCGACAAGTTCTACATTTTCAAATCCATTCTCGCCAAGACCAACGTCAGCAAGTTCGACCTTCCCAACCGCGACGCCTACCGCGACTTCTTCGGCATCAATCCCATCGCTAACTTCAAGCCGCTGGCCTCGCAGTGCTCCTACATCGGAGGCTGCCTGCTGGACAAGATCGAGAGGGCCATCACCAATGAGCTGCCCGCCCTCTTGAGCAGCATAAACTCCGGGAAGCAGCCCGGCCTGTCCTCGTGCGAAGTCACCGGCTGCGGCGAGAAGCCCAAAAATCGCTACAGAAAGAACTGA
- the srl gene encoding sarcalumenin isoform X1, with product MKGTISLCCFLSLLLLQATADEEEDFASVLRDRSHIDETLRLAAEDKSGDYAAALQRLRKIYHTSIKPMEQAYKYNELRQHEISDGEITSKPMVLFLGPWSVGKSSMINYLLGLNDSPYQLYTGAEPTTSEFTVIMHGEKIRSVEGIVMAADSSRSFSPLEKFGQNFLEKLIGIEMPHKLLERVTFVDTPGIIENRKQQERGYPFNDVCQWFIDRADLIFVVFDPTKLDVGLELEMLFRQLKGRESQIRIILNKADNLATQDLMRVYGALFWSLAPLINVTEPPRVYVSSFWPYDYAPDTSRELFKREEISLLEDLNQVIENRMENKIAFIRQHGIRVRIHGLLVDRYVQTFKEKMSFFSDPELVFKEIVDDPDKFYIFKSILAKTNVSKFDLPNRDAYRDFFGINPIANFKPLASQCSYIGGCLLDKIERAITNELPALLSSINSGKQPGLSSCEVTGCGEKPKNRYRKN from the exons ATGAAGGGTACGatctcactctgctgcttcctctccctgctgctACTGCAGGCCACCGCAG atgaagaagaagacttCGCCTCCGTCCTCAGAGACAGATCTCACATCGACGAGACGCTGCGACTCGCCGCCGAGGATAAATCGGGGGACTATGCAG CGGCGCTCCAGAGGTTACGGAAGATCTACCACACGTCCATCAAGCCCATGGAGCAGGCCTACAAGTACAATGAGCTGAGGCAGCACGAGATCTCAG ATGGAGAAATTACCTCCAAGCCCATGGTTCTGTTCCTGGGACCCTGGAGCGTAGGGAAGTCCTCCATGATCAACTACCTCCTGGGCCTGAACGACAGCCCCTATCAGCTCTACACAG GAGCTGAGCCCACTACCTCTGAGTTCACTGTGATCATGCACGGAGAGAAGATCCGCTCGGTCGAGGGCATCGTCATGGCCGCCGACAGCTCTCGCTCCTTCTCGCCTTTGGAGAAGTTCGGGCAGAATTTCCTGGAGAAGTTGATCGGAATCGAGATGCCACACAAACTGCTGGAGCGAGTGACGTTCGTGGACACGCCTGGAATTATCGagaacaggaagcagcaggagcgag GATACCCTTTCAACGATGTGTGCCAGTGGTTCATCGACCGGGCCGACCTGATCTTCGTGGTGTTCGACCCCACCAAGCTGGACGTGggtctggagctggagatgcTTTTCCGACAGCTGAAGGGGCGCGAGTCTCAGATCCGCATCATCCTGAACAAGGCCGACAACTTGGCCACGCAGGACCTGATGAGAGTCTACGGCGCCCTCTTCTGGagcttagctccactcatcaacGTGACAGAACCTCCTCGCGTCTACGTCAGCTCCTTCTGGCCATACGACTACGCGCCCGACACCAGCAGGGAGCTCTTTAAGCGTGAGGAGATCTCCCTCCTGGAAGATCTTAACCAGGTGATCGAGAACCGCATGGAGAACAAGATCGCCTTCATCCGTCAGCACGGCATCCGCGTGCGAATCCACGGCCTGCTCGTGGATCGCTACGTCCAGACCTTCAAGGAGAAGATGAGCTTCTTCAGCGACCCCGAACTGGTCTTCAAGGAGATCGTGGATGACCCCGACAAGTTCTACATTTTCAAATCCATTCTCGCCAAGACCAACGTCAGCAAGTTCGACCTTCCCAACCGCGACGCCTACCGCGACTTCTTCGGCATCAATCCCATCGCTAACTTCAAGCCGCTGGCCTCGCAGTGCTCCTACATCGGAGGCTGCCTGCTGGACAAGATCGAGAGGGCCATCACCAATGAGCTGCCCGCCCTCTTGAGCAGCATAAACTCCGGGAAGCAGCCCGGCCTGTCCTCGTGCGAAGTCACCGGCTGCGGCGAGAAGCCCAAAAATCGCTACAGAAAGAACTGA